One genomic segment of Desulforamulus reducens MI-1 includes these proteins:
- a CDS encoding potassium channel family protein, with product MKNFFYAFIILNMVMAIGVITLIHIEGLSLVDAAWLATISITTVGYGDIVPKTVPGRVVTMGLIISGVGLYTYVLSTLMVSIVEGQLFDLLGNKRRRKMISKLNNHIIVCGLGRVGTEVFNTLKQEKVPFVVIEQNPERAELYHSSGIPIVVGDASEEHVLEKAGIHRARTLITTLPDDAGNLFIVMTSKDLNPKIKVITRATRNEGVPHLKRAGADSIISPSILGGKRMAMSAIKPASVAFVQTLFERQNILFQLEELTLTDNSILVNKPLKDSGLREKFNCQLLIINRGDHSITNPDPGDILLPGDTLILFGPSDKLVELEKG from the coding sequence ATGAAAAATTTCTTCTATGCCTTTATTATCTTAAATATGGTGATGGCTATAGGTGTAATCACACTAATTCATATAGAAGGTTTATCCCTTGTGGATGCTGCTTGGTTAGCCACCATCAGTATTACCACCGTAGGCTATGGAGATATTGTTCCCAAGACAGTACCAGGTCGAGTTGTAACCATGGGGCTAATTATCAGCGGTGTGGGCCTCTATACATATGTACTGAGCACATTAATGGTTAGCATTGTGGAAGGCCAGTTATTTGACCTATTGGGGAATAAGCGGAGGCGAAAAATGATTAGTAAATTAAATAACCATATTATTGTTTGCGGACTTGGCCGGGTTGGCACAGAAGTTTTTAATACCCTTAAACAAGAGAAAGTACCCTTTGTGGTGATTGAGCAAAACCCTGAACGGGCCGAGCTATATCACAGCTCGGGTATTCCTATTGTTGTGGGAGATGCCAGCGAGGAGCATGTGCTGGAAAAGGCCGGCATTCACCGGGCGCGAACACTGATAACAACCTTGCCTGACGATGCAGGAAACCTGTTTATCGTTATGACTTCAAAGGATTTAAACCCAAAGATCAAAGTCATTACCAGAGCCACAAGAAACGAAGGGGTTCCTCATTTGAAAAGAGCAGGTGCCGACAGTATAATTTCCCCTTCTATCCTCGGGGGCAAGCGGATGGCCATGTCAGCTATAAAACCTGCCAGTGTAGCCTTTGTACAAACCCTTTTTGAACGCCAAAATATTCTCTTTCAGTTAGAAGAACTTACCCTTACTGACAACTCTATTCTAGTAAATAAACCCTTAAAGGATTCCGGCCTGCGGGAAAAATTCAATTGTCAGTTACTTATCATTAACCGAGGTGATCACAGCATCACCAACCCCGATCCAGGGGATATCCTGCTGCCTGGCGATACGTTAATTCTTTTTGGCCCCTCTGATAAACTGGTAGAACTGGAAAAGGGTTAG